The proteins below are encoded in one region of Peptoniphilus sp. GNH:
- the pip gene encoding prolyl aminopeptidase has product MKALFPEIRENFSNYIKRDSGHEIYYEESGNPKGRPVVFLHGGPGCGTSPMSRRFFDPDFYRIILFDQRGSGKSKPLGSVENNNTAAIISDMEAIREELGIDKWLVFGGSWGSTLALSYAISHPERVRGLILRGIFLGRQEDIDWIYQEGGVSKIFPEAFEKYKNYIPKEERKDFIAAYYKRLMSDDENIRLEAARIWSSWESSITSLRPKEEIVMDDTYAYSMARIECHFWVNKMFWDNLDYILDHAHIIKDIRTVIVHGRYDMDCLFEGAYLLSKKLENVKLIAGLAGHTPYDEENLDALIEATEAFKAKEFWD; this is encoded by the coding sequence ATGAAAGCTTTATTTCCTGAAATAAGGGAAAATTTCTCAAATTATATAAAAAGAGACTCGGGGCATGAAATTTATTATGAAGAATCGGGTAACCCCAAGGGTAGACCAGTTGTATTTTTACATGGGGGTCCGGGTTGTGGTACAAGTCCCATGTCTAGGAGATTTTTTGATCCAGATTTTTATAGGATAATTTTGTTTGACCAAAGAGGATCGGGAAAATCCAAGCCCCTTGGCTCTGTCGAAAACAACAATACAGCTGCCATAATAAGTGATATGGAAGCCATAAGAGAAGAATTGGGGATAGATAAGTGGTTAGTTTTTGGAGGCTCTTGGGGCTCTACTCTGGCTCTTTCTTATGCTATAAGTCATCCAGAAAGGGTAAGAGGACTTATCTTGAGGGGAATTTTTTTAGGACGACAAGAAGATATAGATTGGATTTATCAAGAGGGTGGAGTATCTAAAATTTTTCCTGAAGCTTTTGAAAAGTATAAAAACTATATACCAAAAGAAGAGAGAAAAGATTTTATCGCAGCCTATTACAAAAGACTCATGTCAGATGATGAAAACATCCGCCTAGAGGCTGCTCGCATTTGGTCTTCTTGGGAGTCTTCTATCACAAGTTTAAGACCAAAAGAGGAAATAGTGATGGATGACACCTATGCTTATTCTATGGCTAGAATAGAGTGCCATTTTTGGGTCAATAAGATGTTTTGGGACAATCTAGACTACATTTTAGATCATGCCCATATAATAAAAGACATAAGGACTGTTATAGTACATGGCAGGTATGATATGGATTGCCTATTTGAGGGGGCCTATCTTCTTAGCAAGAAGCTTGAAAATGTAAAATTAATAGCTGGTCTTGCTGGGCACACTCCTTATGATGAGGAAAATCTAGATGCCTTAATTGAGGCAACCGAGGCCTTCAAGGCGAAAGAATTTTGGGATTAA